A window of Streptomyces gilvosporeus contains these coding sequences:
- a CDS encoding NADH-quinone oxidoreductase subunit D, with product MTETTVGIGGAAESTDMVLNIGPQHPSTHGVLRLRLVLDGERIQHAEPVIGYMHRGAEKLFEARDYRQIIMLANRHDWLSAFSNELGVVMAVERMLGMEVPERAVWTRTLLAELNRVLNHLMFLGSYPLELGGITPVFYAFREREELQEVMEEISGGRMHYMFNRVGGLKEDLPAGWLGRARQAVADVRSRMDVFDNLVLGNEIFRGRTRGVGRLTPETVHSYGVSGPIARASGVDFDLRRDEPYLAYGELGSVLKVVTRQEGDCLARFECLLEQSHNSLDLADACLDRLAELAPGPINQRLPKVLKAPEGATYAWTENPLGINGYYLVSKGDKTPYRLKLRSASYNNIQALTELLPGTLVADMVAILGSMFFVVGDIDK from the coding sequence ATGACGGAGACGACGGTCGGCATCGGCGGCGCGGCGGAGAGCACCGACATGGTGCTGAACATCGGCCCGCAGCATCCCTCCACGCACGGCGTGCTGCGGCTGCGCCTGGTGCTGGACGGCGAGCGCATCCAGCACGCCGAGCCGGTGATCGGCTATATGCACCGCGGCGCCGAGAAGCTCTTCGAGGCGCGCGACTACCGCCAGATCATCATGCTCGCCAACCGCCACGACTGGCTGTCGGCGTTCTCCAACGAGCTGGGCGTGGTGATGGCCGTCGAGCGGATGCTGGGGATGGAGGTGCCGGAGCGGGCGGTGTGGACCCGTACCCTCCTGGCCGAGCTGAACCGCGTCCTGAACCATCTGATGTTCCTGGGGTCCTATCCGCTGGAGCTGGGCGGCATCACGCCGGTCTTCTACGCGTTCCGGGAGCGCGAGGAGCTCCAGGAGGTCATGGAGGAGATCTCCGGCGGCCGGATGCACTACATGTTCAACCGGGTCGGCGGCCTCAAGGAGGATCTGCCGGCCGGCTGGCTGGGCCGCGCCCGGCAGGCCGTCGCCGATGTCCGCTCCCGTATGGACGTCTTCGACAATCTGGTCCTGGGCAACGAGATCTTCCGCGGCCGCACCCGTGGCGTGGGCCGGCTCACGCCCGAGACGGTGCACTCCTACGGCGTCTCCGGGCCGATCGCCCGTGCCTCCGGTGTCGACTTCGACCTGCGGCGCGACGAGCCGTATCTCGCGTACGGGGAGCTGGGCTCTGTCCTGAAGGTCGTCACGCGCCAGGAGGGCGACTGCCTGGCCCGTTTCGAGTGCCTGCTGGAGCAGAGCCACAACTCGCTGGATCTGGCCGATGCGTGCCTGGACCGCCTGGCCGAGCTGGCGCCGGGTCCGATCAACCAGCGGCTGCCCAAGGTGCTCAAGGCCCCGGAGGGCGCCACGTACGCCTGGACCGAGAACCCGCTCGGCATCAACGGCTACTACCTCGTCTCCAAGGGCGACAAGACGCCCTACCGCCTCAAGCTGCGCTCGGCGTCGTACAACAACATCCAGGCGCTGACGGAGCTGCTGCCGGGCACGCTGGTGGCGGACATGGTGGCGATCCTGGGGTCGATGTTCTTCGTGGTCGGCGACATCGACAAGTAG
- a CDS encoding SAM-dependent methyltransferase — translation MTNEWQGWRDAMERALYGPDGFYTRPGGAGPAGHFRTSVHVSPLYAGAVAGLLCRVDAALGHPSELALVDVGAGRGELLTGVLGALPEEVAARVCPYAVELAGRPEGLDRRIVWGAELPPEGSLSGLLFANEWLDNVPLEVVETDEDGVPRRVLVRADGAERLGAPVAGADAAWLARWWPVAGAGPGARAEVGRPRDAAWARAVRTLRSGLAVAVDYAHQEEGRPPFGTLTGFREGREVRPVPDGSCDLTAHVALDACGGPSARRLTQRAALRALGVAGRRPPLSLASADPAGYVRALGAAGAAAELTDPAGLGAFGWLLEPVGGACTRLLTEWDE, via the coding sequence GTGACGAACGAGTGGCAGGGCTGGCGGGATGCGATGGAGCGGGCGCTGTACGGTCCGGACGGTTTCTATACGCGTCCCGGCGGTGCGGGCCCGGCCGGTCATTTCCGTACGTCCGTGCATGTCTCGCCGCTGTACGCCGGTGCCGTGGCCGGGCTGCTGTGCCGGGTGGACGCCGCGTTGGGGCATCCGTCGGAGCTGGCGCTGGTCGATGTGGGCGCGGGCCGCGGTGAGCTGCTGACGGGGGTGCTGGGGGCGCTGCCGGAGGAGGTGGCCGCGCGGGTGTGTCCGTATGCGGTGGAGCTCGCCGGGCGTCCCGAGGGGCTGGATCGGCGGATCGTGTGGGGCGCGGAGCTGCCGCCGGAGGGTTCGCTGAGCGGGCTGCTGTTCGCGAACGAGTGGCTGGACAACGTGCCGCTGGAGGTCGTCGAGACGGATGAGGACGGCGTGCCGCGGCGGGTGCTCGTGCGGGCCGACGGTGCGGAGCGGCTGGGTGCGCCGGTGGCGGGGGCGGATGCGGCGTGGCTGGCGCGGTGGTGGCCGGTGGCGGGGGCGGGTCCGGGGGCGCGGGCGGAGGTCGGTCGGCCGCGGGATGCGGCCTGGGCGCGGGCGGTGCGCACGTTGCGGAGCGGGCTCGCGGTCGCCGTGGACTATGCGCACCAGGAGGAGGGCCGGCCGCCGTTCGGGACGCTGACCGGGTTCCGCGAGGGGCGGGAGGTGCGGCCGGTGCCGGACGGCAGCTGTGATCTGACGGCGCATGTGGCGCTGGATGCGTGCGGGGGGCCGTCGGCGCGGCGGCTGACCCAGCGCGCGGCGCTGCGGGCCCTGGGCGTGGCCGGCCGGCGGCCCCCGTTGTCCCTGGCCTCGGCCGATCCGGCCGGGTATGTGCGGGCCCTGGGGGCGGCCGGTGCGGCGGCGGAGCTGACGGATCCGGCGGGGCTGGGTGCGTTCGGGTGGCTGCTGGAGCCGGTGGGCGGGGCGTGCACTCGACTGCTCACGGAGTGGGACGAATAA
- a CDS encoding sensor histidine kinase — MQRLYDFLRRHPTGVDTFWAVLLLGFSSLWIAASFHGVRGIIAAVLTVGLCLVVALRRKAPVKMLLLTAAIGVAQLIFGIEANIPNFAMFAITYTVASAPTTARWASRCALAGALLGPALSVWRFSTYPAGAPPWQGIVFTGLLTVPFVLAWVLGDSMRTRRAYWAQLEEKATRLEKEREAQSRIAVAAERARIARELHDVVAHNVSVMVVQADGAAYVLDAAPEQTRQALETISGTGRQALAEMRRLLGVLRTGEQAESGEYVPQPGVDQLADLIDQVRGAGLPVDFRVEGEVRPLPSSIELTAYRIVQEALTNTRKHGGPDAAATVRLAYRDNDLDLLIEDDGRGAQHELYEDGGADGLGHGLIGMRERVGMVGGSLTAGPRPGGGFRISAVLPLKAER, encoded by the coding sequence GTGCAGCGCCTCTACGACTTCCTCCGCAGGCACCCGACGGGAGTGGACACCTTCTGGGCCGTCCTCCTCCTCGGGTTCAGCAGCCTGTGGATCGCGGCCAGCTTCCACGGCGTCCGGGGGATCATCGCCGCGGTCCTCACGGTCGGCCTCTGCCTCGTCGTCGCGCTGCGCCGCAAGGCCCCCGTCAAGATGCTGCTGCTGACCGCGGCCATCGGCGTCGCCCAGCTGATCTTCGGCATCGAGGCCAACATCCCCAACTTCGCGATGTTCGCGATCACTTACACCGTCGCCTCCGCCCCCACCACCGCCCGCTGGGCCTCCCGATGCGCCCTCGCCGGCGCCCTCCTGGGCCCCGCCCTCTCCGTCTGGCGCTTCTCGACCTACCCCGCCGGCGCGCCGCCCTGGCAAGGAATCGTCTTCACCGGACTGCTCACCGTCCCCTTCGTCCTGGCCTGGGTCCTCGGCGACTCCATGCGCACCCGCCGCGCCTACTGGGCCCAGCTGGAGGAGAAGGCCACCCGCCTGGAAAAGGAACGCGAAGCGCAGTCCCGCATCGCCGTCGCCGCCGAACGCGCCCGCATCGCCCGCGAACTGCACGACGTCGTCGCCCACAACGTCTCCGTCATGGTCGTCCAGGCCGACGGCGCCGCCTACGTCCTCGACGCCGCCCCGGAACAGACCCGCCAGGCCCTGGAGACGATCTCCGGCACGGGACGCCAGGCACTGGCCGAAATGCGCCGCCTGCTCGGCGTACTGCGCACCGGCGAGCAGGCCGAAAGCGGCGAATACGTCCCCCAGCCCGGCGTCGACCAGCTCGCCGACCTCATCGACCAGGTACGCGGCGCCGGACTGCCCGTCGACTTCCGGGTGGAGGGCGAGGTCCGCCCGCTGCCCAGCAGCATCGAACTGACCGCCTACCGCATCGTCCAGGAAGCGCTCACCAACACCCGCAAACACGGCGGCCCCGACGCCGCGGCCACCGTCCGTCTCGCCTACCGGGACAACGACCTCGACCTGCTCATCGAGGACGACGGCCGCGGCGCCCAGCACGAGCTCTACGAGGACGGCGGAGCGGACGGCCTCGGCCACGGCCTGATCGGCATGCGCGAACGGGTCGGCATGGTGGGCGGCAGCCTGACCGCGGGGCCGCGGCCGGGAGGCGGGTTCCGGATCAGCGCGGTGCTGCCGTTGAAGGCGGAGAGGTGA
- a CDS encoding response regulator, translated as MSIRVMLVDDQVLLRTGFRMVLAAQPDMEVVAEAGDGREALEVLRSTKVDVILMDVRMPHMDGVEATRQICAGGQQEGAPQPPKVLILTTFDLDEYAFSALKAGASGFMLKDVPPGELLAAIRAVESGDAVVAPSTTRRLLDRFTPMLPAVSAGPARPELERLTEREREVLLLVAQGLSNGEIAARLVLSEATVKTHVGRILTKLSLRDRVQAVVLAYETGLVRAGGNGVA; from the coding sequence ATGTCCATCCGTGTGATGCTCGTCGACGACCAGGTGCTGCTGCGCACCGGATTCCGGATGGTGCTCGCCGCGCAACCCGACATGGAGGTCGTCGCGGAGGCGGGCGACGGGCGGGAGGCCCTGGAGGTGCTGCGCTCGACCAAGGTCGACGTGATCCTCATGGACGTCCGGATGCCGCATATGGACGGGGTGGAGGCGACCCGGCAGATCTGCGCGGGCGGACAGCAGGAGGGCGCGCCGCAGCCCCCGAAGGTCCTCATCCTGACCACCTTCGACCTCGACGAATACGCCTTCTCCGCGCTGAAGGCCGGGGCCAGCGGCTTCATGCTCAAGGACGTGCCGCCCGGCGAACTGCTCGCCGCGATCCGGGCGGTGGAGAGCGGCGACGCGGTCGTCGCGCCGTCCACCACCCGCCGCCTTCTCGACCGCTTCACGCCGATGCTGCCCGCCGTGTCCGCCGGCCCGGCCCGGCCCGAGCTGGAACGGCTGACGGAGCGCGAGCGGGAGGTGCTGCTGCTGGTCGCGCAGGGCCTCTCGAACGGCGAGATCGCGGCGCGTCTGGTGCTGTCGGAGGCCACCGTCAAAACGCATGTGGGCCGGATCCTGACGAAGCTGAGCCTGCGCGACCGGGTGCAGGCGGTGGTCCTCGCGTACGAGACGGGGCTGGTACGGGCCGGGGGCAACGGGGTGGCGTAG